One Colius striatus isolate bColStr4 chromosome 8, bColStr4.1.hap1, whole genome shotgun sequence genomic region harbors:
- the MAPK8 gene encoding mitogen-activated protein kinase 8 isoform X6 — translation MSRSKRDNNFYSVEIGDSTFTVLKRYQNLKPIGSGAQGIVCAAYDAILERNVAIKKLSRPFQNQTHAKRAYRELVLMKCVNHKNIIGLLNVFTPQKSLEEFQDVYIVMELMDANLCQVIQMELDHERMSYLLYQMLCGIKHLHSAGIIHRDLKPSNIVVKSDCTLKILDFGLARTAGTSFMMTPYVVTRYYRAPEVILGMGYKENGTERCMII, via the exons ATGAGCAGAAGCAAGCGTGACAACAATTTCTACAGTGTTGAAATTGGAGACTCTACTTTCACTGTGTTGAAACGGTATCAAAACTTAAAACCAATAGGATCAGGAGCACAAGGGATAGTATG TGCAGCTTATGATGCCATCCTTGAACGAAATGTTGCAATCAAGAAGTTAAGCCGACCGTTTCAGAACCAAACTCATGCTAAAAGAGCCTACAGAGAGCTTGTTCTAATGAAGTGCGTTAATCATAAAAAT ATAATTGGCCTACTGAATGTGTTCACACCACAGAAATCCCTGGAAGAATTTCAAGACGT ctATATAGTCATGGAGCTCATGGATGCAAATCTCTGCCAAGTGATTCAGATGGAGCTCGATCATGAGCGAATGTCTTACCTTCTTTATCAAATGCTGTGTGGTATCAAACACCTTCATTCAGCTGGAATTATACATAGG gatttaaagCCCAGTAATATAGTAGTAAAGTCAGACTGCACTTTGAAGATTCTTGACTTTGGACTGGCCAGAACTGCAGGAACTAGTTTTATGATGACGCCTTATGTAGTGACTCGTTACTACAGAGCACCAGAGGTCATCCTAGGGATGGGATACAAAGAAAACG